The Penicillium digitatum chromosome 6, complete sequence genome has a window encoding:
- a CDS encoding Septin has product MATTRQGPETDNRRTSLGFLRLSKSTEPLGEQKSSGSRKRSSKYQAMEDEMRRQRESYAPTVPPRLPDFSPTPQLETFGGEDREMFANPIPTRPQPGIVASTSMAGSINSVDPYARAESMTHRGRYSYASSAVSSVNSPRRVRRRKDPTSYNVLVIGARNSGKTSFLNFLRSALTLPASKHPLRTPEEVAELERQTSAWDGFTSQYLETEFDGERVGLTLWDSVGLERNIADLQLRGVTGFLESKFEETLAEEMKVVRSPGVRDTHIHCTFLLLDPVRLDENIAMAKRAAKGTPKISDTPVIGILDQNLDIQVLRTVLGKTTVVPVISKADTITSAHMSHLRKAVWDSLKQANIDPLEILTLEDQEEEYSSDENESEDLETGDASGAKDSESEPDKAPGSPSQLSGRSDASQTNNQHVPFSILSPDPHSLAAGDQPVGRRFPWGFADPYNAEHCDFVRLKDSVFSEWRSELREASRVVWYERWRTNRLNRNGQPAPKKQNYSGRQGPYVGRPTR; this is encoded by the exons ATGGCAACCACGCGCCAGGGACCTGAAACAGACAACCGTCGCACCTCCCTCGGTTTCCTTCGTCTTTCTAAATCCACCGAACCCCTAGGCGAGCAGAAATCTTCCGGCTCCCGCAAAAGGTCGTCCAAATACCAAGCCATGGAAGATGAGATGCGTCGTCAGCGCGAGTCTTATGCCCCCACAGTGCCTCCCCGCTTGCCTGATTTTTCCCCCACCCCGCAGCTGGAAACTTTTGGAGGTGAGGATCGTGAGATGTTTGCCAACCCAATTCCAACTCGCCCACAGCCTGGAATTGTCGCTTCAACCTCTATGGCTGGGTCAATCAACAGCGTCGATCCCTATGCGCGCGCCGAGAGCATGACCCACCGTGGCAGATATAGCTATGCGAGCAGTGCTGTCAGCTCCGTGAACAGCCCCCGCCGTGTGCGCCGTCGCAAGGACCCCACCTCATACAA TGTGCTGGTCATCGGTGCTCGTAACTCGGGAAAAACCTCATTTCTCAACTTCCTCCGCAGTGCTCTAACCTTGCCCGCAAGTAAGCACCCCTTGCGCACCCCTGAAGAGGTGGCAGAACTCGAGCGTCAAACTTCGGCATGGGATGGATTCACTTCGCAATACCTGGAAACGGAGTTCGACGGAGAACGGGTTGGACTTACCCTGTGGGACTCTGTAGGCTTAGAGCGGAACATCGCAGATCTTCAGCTGCGTGGCGTGACAGGCTTCTTGGAGAGCAAGTTCGAGGAAACTCTCGCCGAGGAGATGAAGGTTGTTCGTTCTCCCGGTGTTCGCGATACCCACATTCACTGCACTTTCCTACTTCTGGATCCTGTTCGTCTCGATGAAAACATCGCCATGGCTAAGCGTGCTGCCAAGGGCACGCCCAAGATCAGTGATACGCCCGTGATTGGGATTCTGGACCAGAATCTGGATATTCAGGTGTTGCGCACGGTGCTGGGCAAGACCACTGTGGTGCCAGTTATCAGCAAGGCGGATACGATCACTTCCGCCCACATGAGCCACCTCCGCAAGGCGGTCTGGGACAGTTTGAAACAGGCCAATATCGACCCTCTGGAGATCTTGACATTGGAGGACCAGGAAGAAGAATACTCGTCGGATGAGAATGAAAGTGAAGATCTTGAGACTGGAGATGCCAGCGGAGCCAAAGATTCCGAGAGCGAACCCGATAAGGCTCCGGGCTCGCCATCCCAGCTCAGCGGCAGGTCCGACGCGTCGCAGACCAACAACCAGCACGTTCCGTTCTCGATTCTATCTCCGGATCCTCACTCGCTGGCAGCTGGAGACCAACCCGTCGGTCGCCGTTTCCCCTGGGGCTTTGCAGATCCATATAATGCTGAGCACTGTGACTTTGTTCGCCTGAAGGACTCTGTCTTTTCCGAATGGCGCTCCGAGCTGCGCGAGGCCAGCCGCGTGGTCTGGTATGAGCGCTGGAGAACCAACCGCCTTAACCGCAACGGACAGCCGGCACCCAAGAAGCAAAACTATAGTGGTCGTCAGGGGCCTTATGTTGGCCGTCCCACGCGATAA
- a CDS encoding Annexin has translation MSLQVNDPRSRTRSKSPGRERSRPRSRDSRVPSPSPSPSHRSRPTAVEIPPTKSYNSDEEAEIERQYKLISERRRETTDEPRPVISRARTPRYDVDRSGSDSESKRRETESSRRHRDDRYEHSDGERSSATASSRSHRRRSSPDRGSRVNHDSDDLAYGDAPGVNPSYARPNRYSYSQPTQFVSAAPRQPGFPAGSVDWASIPECERPGHVPPSSQAADPATMPGAFPVASTYSASSAAMPASVIPSLQHAELPGPQATYAATSAGYVPSHYRTASASDPGYPPPAAGYANPGVYQYAQFDPSLNSTDRFRSNHRGSISRSRSSSSSSHLQTSIGTSTSLRDKSLASPLLEPYHGTYQSISPMPTTIVIPSVHDDDVSDLEPLDGRNTTSDSSRRSKHLRSHSSVGEKESRSHSKDKKDKERDDNRRTRPSTSHDRHDSSSSALSTEPRVLVSPTTGRKRVSFYDAGPDAAAMQSALNHTRNIDSKPIIQILPRLTSDEILLLRQEYKARVRIQGKGINLAKHLRLKLGSSSFGKVCYATALGRWESEAYWANCYYQAGTSRRELLIESLMGRSNAAIREIKNSFRDTRYDNSLERCMRSELRADKFRIAILLALEGQRQDEREPLDKRLVSDDVHDLHRAIVREGGETAMIHIIVLRSDTHLREVLRAYEDNHGHNFARAMISKSRNLVGETLAHILNGAINRPMRDALLLHQALRESRPGRERSELLISRLVRLHWEPRHLDLVKNEYRRRYHERLEEAIAEEILSLNGGEDWGEFCIELARNA, from the exons ATGTCCCTCCAAGTGAACGACCCACGGTCGCGAACCCGATCCAAATCCCCTGGCCGCGAGCGCTCACGGCCGCGGTCGCGCGACAGCCGAgtcccctccccctccccctcgCCCTCCCACCGCTCACGCCCCACAGCCGTCGAAATCCCCCCAACAAAAAGCTACAATTCTGACGAGGAAGCCGAAATCGAGCGCCAATACAAGCTCATCAGTGAGCGTCGTCGCGAAACAACTGACGAGCCCCGCCCGGTCATTTCGCGCGCGAGAACTCCCCGCTACGACGTAGACCGCTCAGGCTCGGACTCGGAGTCGAAGCGTCGCGAAACAGAGAGCTCAAGACGTCATCGTGATGATCGCTATGAACACTCGGACGGGGAGCGCAGTTCTGCTACGGCTTCGTCGCGGTCGCATCGACGACGGTCCTCGCCTGACCGCGGCAGTCGCGTGAATCACGACTCTGACGACTTGGCTTATGGTGATGCGCCGGGAGTTAATCCTAGCTATGCGCGCCCGAATCGGTATAGCTATTCCCAGCCTACGCAGTTCGTCTCCGCTGCTCCACGACAGCCAGGTTTCCCTGCTGGCTCGGTTGACTGGGCTTCTATACCGGAATGTGAACGGCCTGGACATGTCCCGCCTTCATCGCAGGCGGCGGACCCGGCTACTATGCCTGGCGCATTTCCTGTGGCGTCGACCTATTCGGCTAGCTCCGCCGCTATGCCGGCGTCCGTGATTCCTTCGCTGCAGCATGCTGAATTACCTGGCCCGCAGGCTACGTATGCAGCGACGAGTGCGGGTTATGTGCCTTCGCATTATCGTACGGCCTCGGCAAGTGATCCTGGATATCCACCGCCGGCTGCGGGATATGCGAATCCCGGCGTATACCAGTACGCGCAGTTTGATCCTAGTCTTAA TTCTACAGACCGATTCCGCAGCAATCACAGAGGCAGTATCAGCCGCAgtcgcagcagcagcagcagcagccaccTCCAGACCAGTATCGGTACAAGCACGAGCCTCAGAGACAAGAGCCTCG CTAGTCCCCTGCTGGAGCCTTATCACGGTACTTACCAATCCATCTCACCCATGCCAACTACGATCGTCATCCCCTCTGTCCACGACGACGATGTCTCGGACCTGGAACCTCTTGACGGCAGAAACACCACCTCAGACTCAAGCCGACGCAGCAAACACCTTCGATCGCACTCCTCCGTCGGCGAGAAAGAATCCCGCTCCCACAGCAAAGACAAGAAAGACAAGGAGCGCGACGACAACCGTCGCACCCGCCCATCAACCAGCCACGACCGCCATGACTCGAGCTCCTCAGCTCTCAGTACCGAACCCCGAGTCCTCGTCTCCCCCACAACCGGCCGCAAACGCGTCTCCTTCTACGACGCCGGCCCAGACGCCGCCGCCATGCAATCAGCCCTCAACCACACTCGCAATATAGACAGCAAACCCATAATCCAAATCCTGCCTCGTCTAACAAGCGACGAGATCCTCCTCTTGCGGCAGGAATACAAAGCCCGCGTGCGCATCCAAGGAAAAGGCATCAATCTCGCCAAACACCTCCGTCTCAAACTAGGAAGTTCCTCCTTCGGAAAAGTTTGTTACGCAACCGCCCTCGGGCGCTGGGAGTCAGAGGCATATTGGGCAAACTGCTATTACCAAGCCGGGACATCACGTCGCGAGTTACTGATCGAGTCCCTGATGGGACGGTCGAATGCCGCGATCCGCGAAATCAAAAACTCGTTCCGCGACACCCGTTACGATAATAGCCTCGAGCGCTGTATGCGCTCTGAGTTACGGGCTGATAAGTTCCGCATTGCAATTCTGCTTGCGCTTGAGGGTCAGCGGCAGGATGAGCGCGAGCCGCTCGATAAACGGCTCGTGAGCGATGATGTACATGATTTGCATCGTGCGATTGTGAGGGAGGGGGGTGAGACTGCCATGATTCATATCATTGTGCTCAGGAGTGATACGCATCTGCGTGAAGTACTGCGTGCTTATGAAGATAATCACGGGCATAATTTTGCAAGGGCTATGATTTCCAAGTCGAGGAATTTGGTA GGAGAAACCCTGGCTCACATTCTCAACGGCGCAATCAATAGACCAATGCGCGACgccctcctcctccaccaaGCCCTACGCGAATCCCGCCCCGGACGTGAGCGCTCGGAGCTACTCATCTCCCGGCTTGTGCGTCTGCATTGGGAGCCGAGACATCTTGATCTTGTTAAGAATGAGTATCGGCGCAGATACCATGAGCGGTTGGAGGAGGCTATTGCGGAGGAGATTTTGTCTTTGAATGGCGGAGAGGATTGGGGAGAATTTTGTATTGAGTTGGCGCGGAATGCTTAA
- a CDS encoding Glutaminase GtaA: protein MQLYRLSLLVVSFVSSVGAQSTFSPARPPAIPLAVRSPYLSTWLDVGSDGGNGGYLAGQWPVFWQNQVTGWAGLIRVDGNTYTWMGLPGSNTVNQTAFEYTSTKSIFTMNVENKIEMNITFLSPVTPTDLKRQSLVFSYLNVEVSSLDGQKHNVQVYADISAEWVSGDRNAIAEWEYGTTDGVAYHKVYRQTQLAFSEKNEQGEWGNWYWATDDSKGMTHQSGAATDVRGQFTRSGKLINGGDTNFRAISSTWPVFGFSSDLGLIDSTPVSTLFSLGLTQDEAVQYEGASNYAPVPSLWKSYFDTELAALSFFHQDHAESSNLASFFDSKVAQDSIATAGQDYLTITSLSVRQAFGATQLCGTKNQTYLFLKEISSDGNMNTVDVVFPAYPIFLYANPELLKLVLTPLFENQEAGKYPNKYSMHDLGSAYPNATGHSDGNDEKMPLEECGDMLIMSLAYAQKSGDSDFLNNHYALLKQWTSYLVEDSLYPANQISTDDFAGSLANQTNLALKGMIGIQAMAVIANQTGHTADAANYSSIAKDYITQWQDLAIAKNANPPRTTLSYGDTASHGLLYNIFADAQLGLNLVPQSVYQMQSDFYPTVANKYGVPLDTRHTYTKGDWECFAAAVSSVNTRTMFIKDLATWINETPTNRPLTDLYDTISGNYPQNTFIARPVIGGSFAPLIVS, encoded by the exons ATGCAGCTGTATCGCCTCAGTCTGCTGGTCGTTTCCTTTGTGTCCTCTGTAGGAGCTCAGTCGACCTTCTCCCCAGCCCGCCCCCCAGCTATACCCCTCGCTGTTAGGTCACCGTACCTAAGCACTTGGCTTGATGTAGGAAGTGATGGAGGTAATGGCGGCTACTTGGCCGGTCAATGGCCTGTCTTTTGGCA AAACCAGGTTACTGGGTGGGCGGGCTTGATCCGCGTCGATGGCAACACCTATACTTGGATGGGTCTGCCCGGATCCAATACTGTCAATCAGACTGCATTTGAATATACTTCGACTAAAAGCATCTTCACTATGAACGTGGAGAATAAAATTGAAATGAACATAACTTTCTTGTCGCCTGTTACACCCACCGATCTCAAGCGCCAATCCCTCGTTTTCTCTTATCTCAATGTTGAGGTCTCTTCTCTTGATGGCCAGAAGCATAATGTGCAGGTCTATGCGGATATCTCTGCAG AATGGGTATCGGGCGACCGAAATGCCATTGCAGAATGGGAGTATGGTACCACTGATGGTGTTGCCTACCACAAGGTATACCGACAGACTCAACTGGCCTTTTCTGAAAAGAACGAGCAGGGTGAATGGGGTAACTGGTACTGGGCCACCGACGATTCGAAAGGCATGACACACCAGTCTGGTGCGGCTACCGACGTCCGTGGTCAGTTCACGAGAAGTGGGAAACTCATCAATGGCGGCGACACCAACTTCCGGGCTATTTCTTCCACCTGGCCTGTCTTTGGATTCTCATCTGATCTGGGCTTAATCGACTCCACGCCTGTCAGCACACTCTTCTCTCTTGGTCTGACACAGGATGAAGCCGTTCAATACGAAGGTGCTTCAAATTACGCCCCGGTCCCGTCCTTGTGGAAGAGCTATTTCGATACCGAGTTGGCTGCTCTTTCATTCTTCCACCAGGATCATGCCGAATCGAGCAATCTTGCAAGCTTTTTCGACAGCAAGGTGGCTCAAGATTCAATCGCCACAGCTGGCCAAGACTACCTCACTATTACTTCGCTCTCAGTTCGACAGGCATTCGGTGCTACCCAACTCTGTGGTACAAAGAATCAAACCTATCTGTTCCTGAAGGAAATTTCTTCTGACGGCAACATGAACACTGTGGATGTTGTCTTCCCAGCCTACCCGATTTTCTTATACGCCAACCCCGAACTCCTGAAGCTAGTTCTTACTCCTCTGTTTGAGAACCAGGAGGCTGGGAAGTACCCAAACAAATATTCTATGCACGATCTAGGCTCGGCTTACCCTAATGCCACAGGTCACTCTGATGGCAATGACGAGAAAATGCCACTAGAAGAGTGCGGAGATATGCTCATCATGTCTTTGGCATATGCGCAGAAGTCGGGTGACTCTGACTTTTTAAATAACCACTACGCTCTTCTCAAGCAGTGGACCAGTTATTTAGTTGAAGACTCGCTTTACCCTGCAAATCAGATCTCAACGGACGACTTTGCTGGCTCCCTAGC CAACCAAACCAACCTCGCACTCAAGGGCATGATCGGTATTCAGGCCATGGCAGTTATCGCAAACCAGACTGGCCACACTGCTGACGCTGCTAATTACTCGAGCATCGCCAAAGACTACATCACTCAGTGGCAGGACCTGGCAATTGCTAAGAATGCTAATCCTCCCCGAACGACCTTGTCGTACGGCGACACCGCTAGCCATG GTCTGCTCTACAATATCTTCGCCGATGCCCAGCTGGGCCTGAATCTTGTTCCACAGTCTGTCTATCAGATGCAGAGCGACTTCTACCCAACTGTTGCGAACAAGTACGGTGTGCCTCTAGATACTCGTCACACATACACGAAAG GTGACTGGGAGTGCTTTGCAGCAGCGGTCAGCTCAGTCAATACTCGGACCATGTTCATCAAGGATCTCGCCACCTGGATCAACGAGACGCCGACAAACCGACCCCTGACTGATCTATACGACACCATTTCAGGAAA CTACCCCCAAAACACCTTCATCGCTCGCCCCGTCATTGGTGGTTCATTCGCTCCTCTCATTGTCAGCTAG
- a CDS encoding Vacuolar carboxypeptidase Cps1, putative — protein MKPLALLSRVAVPSLALTIPTQQYLFPNTDLSDWQYNPLSSPPTREICPQPPKVSTPNDGFHSSQTFLSDDAFRARQAKRLSRAVQIPTTVGDSIEDPYDEVFEPVVKFQSLLKELFPLVHNRGKVEHINRLGLVLTFEGADTSRKPLLFMAHQDVVPIDDPSDWTYPPFAGVFDGEWIWGRGASDCKNVLIGLMSVAEDLLSQDWQPQRTVLFAFGFDEESHGFLGAGAISAALVEKYGKNSFEFILDEGGMGLQSFGDASDPNGEILYALPAVGEKGSLDLIIDLAVPGGHSSIPPAHTGIGIMAEILYELERKELFPAWLDTNHPAHGMLECQARYSPDHVETWLSEKLAAGDPAALGEAVASSRGPAVRYTMQTSQAADLIHGGVKTNALPEKISAVVNYRVALHQTPDELRERAVRIISPIAESHNLSLCVAFPGVPESPEGDVWAHFAGVARGVFESHPNPLAKSASGSKPTVVVTGDIMTGNTDTRFYWALSENIYRWSPSRAGGSLNIHTVDERIRLDVHLEGMMLYYDLIRSFDAWDDDSE, from the exons ATGAAACCCCTCGCCCTCCTTAGCCGAGTCGCAGTGCCATCACTAGCTCTCACTATCCCCACACAGCAGTATCTCTTCCccaacaccgacctgtcggACTGGCAGTATAACCCGCTATCGAGCCCACCTACACGGGAAATCTGTCCACAGCCACCCAAGGTCAGCACCCCAAACGATGGCTTCCACTCGTCGCAGACCTTCCTTTCCGACGATGCCTTCCGTGCGCGCCAGGCCAAGCGGCTCTCGCGCGCAGTGCAGATCCCAACCACCGTAGGTGATTCTATAGAAGATCCATACGATGAGGTATTTGAGCCTGTAGTCAAATTCCAATCGCTCTTGAAGGAGTTGTTCCCTCTGGT ACACAACCGTGGCAAGGTTGAGCACATTAACCGCCTCGGCCTAGTCCTTACCTTCGAGGGTGCTGACACTTCACGCAAGCCGCTACTCTTCATGGCCCACCAGGACGTCGTCCCGATCGACGATCCATCAGACTGGACCTACCCGCCCTTCGCAGGCGTTTTTGATGGTGAATGGATCTGGGGCCGCGGTGCAAGCGACTGCAAAAACGTTCTTATCGGATTGATGTCCGTAGCCGAAGATCTACTCTCGCAGGATTGGCAGCCACAGCGCACGGTGCTGTTTGCCTTTGGGTTCGACGAGGAATCACACGGCTTCCTAGGCGCCGGGGCAATCTCAGCAGCACTGGTGGAAAAGTACGGCAAGAAttcttttgaattcattCTCGACGAGGGCGGAATGGGTCTGCAGAGCTTTGGTGATGCATCCGACCCTAACGGCGAGATCTTGTATGCTCTCCCAGCTGTCGGCGAGAAGGGTAGTCTCGACCTCATCATCGATCTTGCCGTGCCTGGTGGCCACAGCTCGATCCCGCCCGCACATACCGGTATCGGTATCATGGCGGAGATTTTGTACGAGCTGGAACGGAAGGAGCTGTTCCCCGCCTGGCTAGATACCAACCACCCCGCCCACGGGATGTTGGAGTGCCAGGCACGGTATTCACCCGACCATGTTGAGACGTGGCTATCCGAGAAGCTGGCAGCAGGCGATCCCGCTGCGCTAGGCGAGGCCGTTGCCAGTTCCCGCGGTCCCGCAGTTCGCTATACAATGCAGACGTCGCAGGCCGCAGACCTGATCCACGGCGGTGTCAAGACAAACGCGCTGCCAGAGAAGATCTCTGCAGTCGTCAACTACCGCGTGGCACTACACCAGACGCCCGATGAGCTACGTGAGCGAGCTGTCCGAATCATCAGCCCTATTGCTGAATCTCACAACCTTTCCCTATGTGTTGCCTTTCCCGGTGTGCCGGAGTCACCCGAAGGAGAT GTGTGGGCGCACTTTGCTGGAGTGGCTCGTGGTGTCTTTGAGTCACACCCGAACCCGCTCGCCAAATCTGCGTCTGGATCTAAGCCCACAGTTGTTGTAACGGGAGATATCATGACTGGAAATACGGATACGCGTTTCTATTGGGCTTTGTCGGAGAACATTTACCGTTGGAGCCCGTCGCGGGCTGGCGGATCGCTGAATATTCACACTGTGGACGAGCGGATCCGCTTGGATGTGCATCTTGAAGGCATGATGCTTTACTATG ATCTCATTCGGTCTTTTGATGCTTGGGATGACGACTCCGAATGA
- a CDS encoding Carbohydrate-binding WSC, with the protein MRTNYIFSAFALALPVYSLGPTASMGCYSAIESFQNQGPYTYQSPGHCQAQCADKNFKVAALSRGNMCYCGNKIPSESVKVDDDKCDIACTGWAAGSCGGKDTFNIIQAAEDLQPSPSENASTTIAPTAATAAGGIVVAASAARAPIGIVTTASAISSKSGSAVSMSATASVAVPTASPTPTNNAAGTVRAGSSLLGAAIAGIGLLL; encoded by the exons ATGCGTACCAACTATATCTTCTCGGCTTTTGCCCTAGCTCTTCCCGTATACTCGCTTGGCCCCACAGCTAGTATGGGCTGTTACTCCGCCATCGAATCGTTCCAGAACCAGGGTCCCTACACCTATCAATCACCAGGACATTGCCAGGCCCAATGCGCCGATAAAAATTTCAAGGTCGCTGCTCTGAGCCGAGGCAACATGTGCTACTGCGGCAACAAAATTCCCTCCGAGTCCGTCAAGGTCGACGACGATAAATGCGATATCGCCTGCACCGGATGGGCTGCAGGAAGCT GCGGTGGGAAGGATACCTTCAACATAATTCAGGCGGCTGAGGACTTACAACCCTCTCCTTCCGAGAATGCCTCCACTACTATTGCACCAACTGCTGCTACCGCAGCTGGCGGAATCGTTGTCGCCGCCTCGGCAGCTCGCGCACCTATTGGCATCGTGACCACGGCCTCGGCCATAAGCTCTAAGAGTGGTAGCGCCGTGTCCATGTCTGCTACTGCCTCCGTCGCCGTTCCAACTGCCTCTCCCACGCCCACGAACAACGCTGCTGGAACAGTCCGCGCGGGATCATCGTTGCTCGGCGCTGCCATTGCGGGTATCGGTTTGCTTCTGTGA
- a CDS encoding SANT, DNA-binding, whose translation MARITGSRMTRSRSREANAGFMPNKGSLERNWLTGLTEEPSTSSPELKLPRHVIPESPENHEGHTNFSGTTLVHNDVDPVDSQVSDKIATHLPFVQQQATLVMSLLVRPDMNPDSLAAESKMLVDSNHPNRKRLRRSVEGLTDELEESPLSRDGKSFLDISQARRLLSPAQLDASIAEIYMTNCALLTLNMFLPSVGTESQSEVIEQLDFQFPACVMSTLAESSMSRPVGASSTSEATFNLALGIRTQFFIMELERRQHEKDFKPLSILRQVFALDLAPSDDDFQSMPGSFRGFNLPGILQDDDGHLPEHIPEKFSIAVSDRFNELYEEISEWDFVDLDGLKKAYRWRSFERDLARWIYARDREIKEDIRRLSEKVHNSSATRRLTSVPARTPSRRQTSTVPPSGDRPRHGHLPHQTQSPQEARLVNVASAVNTATDADRAPEVDKISGNTASRPGPTQNVPEQSVSDQVTQLAAKDPSRRKSKSNFRNPASFAALLRRQATSHQQPVSTVELQAQKIPTDTSVEAQANNPGPSASIGATESFEIQQSPELRYTYIGDDSTYVNNDEELDLGQGPEPDIITSTSPPNSARISHISHNPRFFDSPRNEKTQRSVPVGRRFLDKQNNAGVVSPISQYDTQGPGSFTVLGKRSRNVDDSDDDSSDESDIEFEQNTQNVGPRRRVEKPQQNLPAAKRQRPQENAVSAGEQLQSHINKSFHHNSNSTQSSEGAQRADSDYVTDEETAVEQHEPPPSTQSRWATSNSQAAMANLRVPKASHRWTEEEDERLIYLMGIYGTAYAAIKKQDNACPPSEGGPMLERRSQVNCKDRARNLKKKYLREGRPLPPNMEKATN comes from the exons ATGGCACGCATCACGGGGTCCCGCATGACACGAAGTCGGAGCAGAGAGGCAAATGCAGGGTTTATGCCAAACAAAGGATCATTGGAGCGAAATT GGCTGACTGGGCTAACTGAAGAGCCTTCTACCTCTTCTCCCGAGCTCAAATTACCAAGGCATGTGATACCAGAGTCGCCTGAGAACCATGAAGGTCATACCAATTTCTCTGGTACGACCCTGGTTCACAATGACGTGGATCCGGTCGATTCTCAAGTCAGCGATAAAATCGCGACCCACCTGCCGTTTGTTCAGCAGCAGGCGACCCTTGTGATGAGTCTGTTGGTTCGCCCAGACATGAATCCGGACAGCCTTGCAGCTGAGTCGAAAATGCTTGTCGATTCTAATCACCCGAACCGCAAACGCTTGAGGCGATCCGTGGAAGGGCTGACCGATGAATTGGAAGAGTCTCCTCTTTCTCGTGATGGCAAGTCATTCTTGGACATCTCTCAGGCTCGTCGTTTGCTTTCGCCCGCACAATTGGATGCGTCAATCGCAGAAATCTACATGACAAACTGTGCTCTGTTGACCTTGAACATGTTCCTTCCCAGTGTCGGGACCGAGTCCCAGTCGGAAGTCATTGAACAGCTGGATTTCCAGTTTCCAGCGTGTGTCATGAGCACCCTTGCAGAAAGTTCTATGTCTAGGCCAGTTGGAGCGAGTAGTACCAGCGAGGCCACGTTCAATCTTGCCTTGGGTATCCGCACACAGTTTTTCATCATGGAATTAGAAAGACGCCAACATGAGAAAGACTTCAAACCACTCTCCATCTTGAGACAGGTCTTTGCTTTGGACCTAGCGCCCAGCGACGATGACTTCCAGAGTATGCCTGGCTCCTTCCGAGGGTTTAATTTGCCGGGTATCTTGCAGGACGATGATGGCCATCTTCCCGAACACATCCCTGAGAAGTTTTCCATCGCTGTCAGCGACAGGTTCAACGAGCTTTACGAGGAAATTTCCGAGTGGGATTTCGTTGATCTTGATGGTTTGAAAAAGGCATACAGGTGGCGCTCATTTGAACGGGACCTTGCACGTTGGATCTACGCTCGAGACAGAGAAATCAAGGAAGACATCAGACGCTTATCAGAAAAAGTGCATAACTCATCCGCAACTCGTCGTCTTACTTCTGTTCCTGCTAGAACTCCCAGTCGGCGTCAGACATCTACAGTGCCTCCAAGCGGTGACAGACCTCGCCATGGACACTTGCCCCATCAGACCCAATCTCCGCAAGAAGCACGATTGGTCAACGTAGCCTCTGCGGTGAACACGGCAACGGATGCAGATAGGGCGCCCGAGGTGGACAAAATATCTGGAAACACCGCTTCCCGGCCAGGCCCCACTCAAAATGTTCCAGAACAAAGTGTCTCCGACCAAGTTACGCAGCTGGCAGCCAAAGATCCGAGTCGGCGCAAGTCCAAAAG CAACTTCCGAAACCCAGCCTCGTTCGCGGCACTTCTGAGGCGCCAGGCTACTAGTCATCAACAGCCTGTCTCTACCGTTGAACTGCAGGCGCAAAAAATTCCTACGGACACAAGCGTTGAAGCCCAAGCGAATAATCCTGGCCCTTCTGCTAGTATCGGAGCCACCGAGTCTTTTGAAATTCAACAATCTCCTGAGTTGAGATACACATACATAGGGGATGACTCTACATACGTAAACAATGACGAGGAATTGGACCTCGGACAGGGCCCAGAACCTGATATTATTACATCGACCAGCCCCCCTAACTCCGCTAGAATCAGCCATATCAGCCACAATCCTCGCTTCTTTGATTCACCCAGAAACGAGAAAACACAGCGATCAGTTCCAGTCGGTCGGCGCTTCCTCGACAAACAGAATAATGCTGGAGTTGTTTCTCCAATAAGCCAATATGACACTCAAGGTCCAGGGAGTTTCACTGTGTTGGGCAAGCGAAGTCGCAATGTTGATGACTCGGACGATGACTCGAGCGACGAGTCAGACATTGAATTTGAGCAGAACACTCAGAACGTTGGTCCCAGACGCAGGGTCGAAAAGCCCCAGCAAAATTTGCCTGCCGCGAAGCGCCAGCGCCCCCAGGAAAATGCGGTGTCTGCCGGAGAACAGTTACAATCGCATATCAACAAATCCTTCCACCACAATTCTAACTCGACACAATCTTCAGAAGGGGCCCAAAGGGCCGATAGTGACTATGTCACTGATGAAGAGACCGCCGTTGAACAGCACGAACCGCCCCCTAGCACCCAGAGCCGCTGGGCAACCTCCAATTCCCAGGCTGCGATGGCCAATCTCAGAGTTCCCAAGGCCAGTCACAGATGgacagaggaagaagatgaacgTCTCATCTATCTCATGGGGATTTACGGTACTGCCTATGCCGCCATAAAGAAGCAAGATAACGCTTGTCCTCCGTCTGAAGGTGGTCCCATGCTTGAGCGTCGTTCTCAAGTCAATTGCAAAGATCGTGCTCGcaacttgaagaagaagtatCTAAG AGAGGGCCGACCACTTCCACCGAACATGGAGAAGGCAACAAATTGA